The DNA region GACGCCAGTACCGAAGCTGCAACTGAACTTGCACTGCACCACCTCCCGGCCATTTACAAGAACAGAGGCGTGACAAGAAATCCGCTTCCTATTCGCATTAACTCTTCCTCTTAAAGGGGTTCGATTGTCCCACTTTTTAGTCTCTCCATCCGAGCCTGAAGCCCGGATAATGCCCTCTCATCCATAGGGAGAACCCCGCCCTGGAGGGGAATCTCTGATGCACGAGGAATCTGACCGGAGAGACTCTGGTTTACGTTGTCATTCACATAGATTAGTGGCCTAGTTTCTTGATCCGGGTTCCCAGCAGCCGCTGCCAATTGCATGCTCTTCATCCTCTCTCTAATCGCATCTAAGGTTCCGTTGGTCACTGCATTTTCCAAGATGAGTTCTAGTGTAAGGTCATTAAGGtcaacaaagaaacaagaattgaCAATGCACAAGGAAACAAcgtaaaaaacaaaatacaattacCTCCACCAATATATCTCTCATTCCTTTGGTCTACCAATGAGTTTTCGGTGAGACCTCTAGAAGTAATGGCATTATTAAGCCTGTTTTCTTCATCATATGATGGCGGTAGATTAAAGCTAGTTGGTTCGGATTTCACAtttaatgattttgaatcaagCAAGGAGTTTGTGTGTACAGGGGACAGGGGTGCAAATTCAGGAGAAGAAGCATTTAGAGTAGCTGGGGGAGGAGTCGGCATTGGCAAACTTGAAGGCGTCCTTCCAGCTGCGGCATTCTTTTCCATCTGTgacaaagaaaatgataatttatttctatggcAAGGAAACCTAATTTACTTTTTCAGGAATCATTAAGTGTGTGCCAGAGGGAACATTTTGCCGGTGATAACGATGATACCGACCTGCGCCAAACCATCTCTAATATATGTCCGAAAAGCCTCGCTAGCATTTTGGAGTTGAGAGAATATATCAACCTGAAATAAGTATTACAAACTTAAGAAACAGAAGATTCATGCACAGAAATCAATTGCATGCCATGCAGGGGGCAAAAACCTAAATCACGTCAATAACTCCTAAAGACCATTGACACACATTACTTACTCTTGGGTATAGTTGGGTTATGCGGTATAGTTCATACAGACCAATGGTGCAGGTTTGCTTGTCGCCAATCTTCTTGAATATGGCAGCAAGTTCTTGCTGAAAGAGAAACAGAACCAAAGAATGagcataaaaaaatttaaccatttTAGAGACTCGTAAACAGACTGAAATTGTGAGGAACCACAAAAGAATTTACCGTTAAGTTTGATAAAGATAAACTAGGTTACAATATTTACCTTTAACTGTGCATCAGCAGAATGTGTGGCAGATGAAGGATTGTTTGCTGCTGAATCACCCCAGTGAGTTTGGCCACCAGACCCAGTTGATGTCAGCATCCTTGCCGCAGCTAAAGTCTGCCAGGTTGTAgcaaaaaaaggaaattaaggATAAATCGAAGTCCCTGTATAATTAGAAATAGGACTGCAGAATTCAGTTATTACCTCAAGATTAAGATCAATGTAGGCAAGAATGATTGGCTGCGGTTTTACGTCTATAGGAACCATGGAAAGGTGACCTTTAATTGCAGCTCCACGAAGCTTCACAAGCTCATGTAGAACAGTCTTCACCATACGCAGTGGTTTGTCATCAGCACCAGCTCTGTAATGAATTTATTTTTCACAAGTCAGGAGAGAATAACATTGCATGAAAATGACCAGGACAGGATGAGGCGGGGGTTGGATTTCAGGAATCTTTTTAAACAATACCTTCTCCTAATCTCTTCCATCCCTAAGTCTTGTAGGTATAAATGGATGCTTTGAAGGATACGGTCCAGATCGACATCATATATTGTGCTTTGAAGAACCTGCGGCAGAGAAATGCTGATTTAAGAGAAACCTAAAGATTATCGAACACAAAGATTATGAAATggcaacaaagaaagaaagacttGACGTATGCAGGTGCATGTGGGATACTTTTTTCACAGACAACACAGCTCATGAAAAAAGAAGCTGAATAGAAGGCCACGAATTCAGCAATACCTTTGTAAGTTTTATTAAACATTTGACAACCAAATCGGAGAACTTCTGGTTTCTGGAAGCAAATGATTCATTGGATGCAGGTGATGGCCATCTTGAGGGATCTAAAGGGCGTAAGAGGTTGATGAGAACAACAAAGGACGAAGTCCGATCTGCATTATCCTGCAAGAATACAAATGACAGTTATAACTGATGTAATACCAAAAATTAACATGGGGAAGCAAATGCAAAAACAGTTAGATATTAACCAGAATCTTTAGCATCAAAACATTCAAGGCTTTCAGGAGTTGGCTGCCATCATCCATATGGGGAACCCTTTCATCCAAAAGCCACAGTAGGAGCTCAGTGATTAGACTGTCAAGAGTACTTTCCTTGACAGCATAAGCAAGTCTTTTATTTTGAAATGTCTGCAAAGAAGTCCAAAAAATCAGAATGTTATGAAATAAGTTCGTAAAAGGTAATAATCTTTTACATAGTACATTTGGATCACATGAGCATGAATGAAAACCAAGGCAAGAATTTGATGGTATGTTTACCTGCATAAGAGTGTTCAAGACATATTTACATGACCTAGACGAAGCTCCCGTCAAACTGAAGTCAAAAGTCTTTGCTACCTATTTGAAGAATAAAAGGACGGAGAAACTTCAATAAACACCAGAGTTCGACAAGTCCAAATGGAGAAGCATCTATAATGAACTGTTACTGTACTTGCCTTATTTGCCAAGCAAGAAACAAGTCTATCAGAATCCCGCACTAGTTCATCCATAGCACTGCCTTCTGGATCATTAGTCGCCTGTGCCAACTCATGACACACAACTTTCATTCCTTCAACTGACTGCAGTAccagaaaacagaaacaaaggaaAAAGTGAAAGGTGGTAACAAGGAAATATGCACAAGAAAGAAACAACTAAATTAAGATATGAAAACCTTGACCACAGTCTACGTCCCTTTGATTATAAGTAATAGATTGTTATCACATCCAAACTAAACGAGATAAGTTGCATACCTGCTCAGGAGAACCAAAAGAAATGATATCCAAAGCTTCATTCCAGTCTGTGGGGCCATTGGCACTACTGAGTACATTGGGTGGCACCAGCTGCCTCTCCATGTGAGGCTCAGGATGGCCATAGTTTCTCCTAGAAGAAAAATATCAACATATCCCACAAATTAGAGAAGTAATCACACTGGAAAACTAGATGTACTTGTACGAGATATAGTatataaaaaactgaaaattttggGTATACCTAGAAAGCATTGGACCAGAAACAGATCGTGCAACCTCCCCGCTTTGCTCTGCTACATCCAGCCTATTGACAAATACAGAAAGATTTAAGTTTACATAACTTTTATCAAGCAATAGACTGGGGTCAGGTCATGGGACAAATTTTTTCACAATTCAAAACACTTATAAGATGGTTATCTTCTGAAGGAAGAGAATTTTCTGATTCTCAACCTGAAATTTTCTTTTGACTGAGATCTTTCGGTACCTAAAGTTTATTTGGGTACGATTTCAGAGAATACAAGCAGCCATTAACGCTTCAGGAAAGTTGGAAAAACATTATTTatagtgatttttcattaaaacaatATGATATCCAAAATCAGCTTCAGACCTGCAATCTTTAGAAAAGCTGATATGAATACTGATTTGTCGTATAAAGAAGCTTTAGGTTCTTTATTTGGGTACTttaccaaaaattaaaatgcttTTTTGCTTTTCGGTAATCTTTGCCATCGGATTTGAAAGAGCAAACGGAAAATTTAGAACATATGACATTAACCCTCAGGTTGAGGTTCTCAGCTTAACCCTCAGGTTGAGGTTCTCATCTCACATCAATCTGCCAGTCTTCATTTCCTTTGGACTTTggatgagaaagagagagagagagagagagagaggaggtgcTTAAAATTCCAAGAGACATTAAACTTTCTTGAAACAATAAAATAGATGCACAGTTAAGATGATGCAATCTCAACCATCCAAAGTCTTCAAGTCCAATGATATAAGAAGTGAGCAAAATGTGTACCTTGGACCAGACCCTGGACTAGTACATTACTTGTAATAACCCTAAAACCTAACAGTACAATTTATAGCAGTAGCAGTTCATGCAATTTAGTTAAAGTTTCCTATCCaaaacgaaggattcctagtctGCTGTGTTCCATATTTCTAACTGAACAGATAAGTGATTTATACGTTCTCTTAAAGGAACTATGTAACTTCTCTATCTTCTATTAGTGTGCAAAAGTCAGAGCAAAAGCATATACCCAATTTCCCTGACAGAACGCCTCAGAGAAGCCCTAGCTTCGCCAggctttccttccttccttttctccatttctcgaacctataaaaaaaattctaattaaaggaagaagaaataaaTCACAGTACCTAGACTTAATTGAGAACATAAAGttcggcaaaaaaaaaaattgagagcaTAAAAATATAGACCTTCCACTTAAATCGATCATCTAGCATGCTTTTCTGAGCATCTGTTAACTTTCCGACATATCTCCATATGTCCTCACCTAAGgaaaggataaaaaaaattgcttgaTGAGAGAACATATCATGTCAGTAAATAACCTTGGGCACATATTAACTATTAGTTTAGAATTACGACCGACAACTTTAGCTCATTATGTGGCATCATGACATACCAAGAATCTTATAACCAGTAGCTAGCGTATTTAAAGCAGCTTTCCTAATTTCACCATCTCTTTCTGCTGTCAAGCTCGCAACAATTTGCAAGGACTTTAGTTGTCCACTAATCTGTCAGAAAGATGTAGATGTAAGTATCCTCTAACACAACTAAGAAAAATGTAGTGTATACATGATTGGATATAAAACAGACAAGTATGCAAAGGCTTACCTCAGCTACATGGTGATCAATCAAATATCCAACAAGATCAGCACACTCAATTCGAGTACGGTTGTTCTTAGAACGCAATCCCTCCAAAATATAAGGGAAACTTTTTGCAGCGGTATATGCCTGCACAATTTGTTTGGTCAACTCCCGCATTTTTTCTCGCACTTTCTCAATGTTATGCCCGAGCTGCAGCACAAGATTCAGCATTTCTGTCAGTGAAATTCCATTCAAGCCTTCTAttaaatacaaaatattcaaatcttCCAAAGTCTGGCAATTAAAATAGAAACCTTCTCTATCAAGCATGGAAAAAATATGGCTGCTTCTGATTCAGTCAACATGTATGCCTCATCCCTAAATGTATCAAAAAGTTCTGGAAGAAATTCCAACACCTGTAAATCAGAACATATGTGGTTAGGATAACACACCTAGAAAACCGTAGCACTTAAAAAGCAGCAAGGAAAGAAGATTGAACGAAAATAAATAGACCATACCTTTAACAGGCATGTTGTGTTCGATTTACAAAATTGTAAAACAAACCACCTTAGCAGTATATCCAATACTTCAATAATTTCCTTTTTAATGGTTGGAAGTGCCTGGAATGCATACACAGAACATTGGTCAAACTAAGCAGGCGTATTTGATACAAATTGGGATATTAGGAATAGCAGAAAAATACCTTCTGTAGTATCTCAAGGCCATCAACTTGCTTCTTAAAATCAGTAGAAAGAAGCCGCCTATGCACATCCTCTCTAAAGTACTTCGTCATATCATTCTGCAGAAAATGCATGAGTAAAATTCTTTCATAAATGCAATGACAATGGAAAACACAAGTTAGGTGAAATCTGCACAAGTACAAacctcaagatcttgaatctgttCTATCCGAGGCTCTTCAAACTTAAACTTCTTAGCTACCAATCGCTCTCTATCGTCCTGCAGTTCAAATACCCATTCATCAGTAGACTCAAGATTAGTATacaagttcaaattccatgCTACCACCATATGTACCTTAATTGAATCTTTAACATTTATCAAGGCCTGTGACTGCACAGCTATATCTTGGACGGACATCATTGAATTTAATCCCTTTGTGGGAATGGTCCTCTTTTCAATTCAAAGGACAATCAATTAATATGATCATAAGAATAACgagaaataaaagaataaatgcTATCAACTACATCAGAGGGACGTACTGAAGTAGCTTTGGCTCCATGCTTCAAAACTCCATTGGAAGCAGGCTTTCCAGCCTTTGTAATGCTTTTGGAAGTTGGGGCCATCGATATTGCTTTGGCTGACTCAAAAGATTCTAAGCGGAAACCATTCAAATTAGTTCAATGCATTACAAGCAAAAACACCAGAGCCAAGAATTTGACAATCACACCTTGAAAAGATCCATTAGGCTTCAATCGTTCAACAAGAGCTAAAGTTGGCCCATGAATATCTCTCAAAATCTTCTCAACCTAAACagtaatataaacaaataaatgagAAGATATCAATCAATGGAAatgtgaaaaggaaaaaaacgtTGACCATAGTTGTCCAGCACGCTTACCGTTTCTTGCCCACTAACTCTCAAAATTTCAGAAACACATGTCTCTGCTGCTTTACGAACATCTGAGGATTTATCCTATAAAAGATTCCAGACATTCAAGTGATTTCAGCAGCGAGTAATATGTGAAAGCACTTAAGCTTATATAAATGTATTATCTTATGtacatgtatgtatatgtatatatacacatttgTGTGTCCGTGTCACACAGAGAGTGTCTGTTTAACTTAAATTTTTTACATCATTGTAAGATGTTTTCAATGTGTGCTTTGATGGATGGACAGGGTTAAAATAAATAAGACAAGAATTTCTTATGATAAATAACTCATTCTCAATTACAATTTACCGTCAAAGCAGAGGAAGCTGGTTTCAAAAGATGAGCAGCATCAGAGAATTCACTTAACCCAGAAAGCTGTCTTGTCAACCACTCGAAAAGATCTTTCCGCCCTTCTGCACCAAGTTTGGCATCTGATATAGCTGCTGTAATATAAGGAACCTACAACAACATACTGTTACACTACCTGACATGAGACTCAAATTCCAAAACACGAATAGAGATAAAAGAGTCACCATTTTATCAAGATGAACAGCAGAGAGCCACGAGTCTAAAGCAGTTAAAGTGCATTCTCTCATATGCTTCTTATTGTCTCCTAGACATTTCAAAACATCCGACAGAAAGCCCTGCAAGTAACCAATTAATGCAAAAGTTCAACTGTattaaaaacaacaaaacagATGCGTCATGGAAGTAGTTGTCAATTTGGTTATAAACAAACCTTGCTGAACTTTTCAACTGGTGCGCCCATTGCAGAAGCAACATGACCAACAACCGTTAAGGTTGCAGCGACCAAGTTCTTATTGCTATCATATAAGCGCCCCCTTAAGGCACCAAACAACTCCGCTGGCAGTCAAACAATAAACAAGTTCTCAAGAAACTGAAAGGCAACTATTCTGTACATAACAatacataaaatatatatatggtttgTACCAGTTCCAGTTGGCTGGATGCGCTTATTAGCCTCTTCTAAAATCTTATCGACGGCTTCTATTGACTCCAAGCGAACCTGGAAGACCCAAAAAAACACACACTCAATATAGCTTCTAACAAATGACAACTTTCTTAAAACAACCATTATACACAGCATAAAGAAACAACATAATTCAAAAAACAAGACCTTCCAATCAGGACTCTCCAAGCTCTTCAGCAGAGTAGGTGTGACCTTTCCACTAATATCTTCACGTGGAAGGCCATCTAACCCGCCTACAGAGACAGATGAAGTAGATTCCGTTGCCCTAACACTTCTCTTCAGAACCACAGAAGCACCctggaaaataataaaagacaTGAGTTGCCAATAAACAAGAAAGACTGATGTACGCAACTTTGACTATCATAAGAAATACCTCAAATGGATTCTTTTCATACTCCGTGTCCAGTGCACTGAGTAGTGCAGGTTTAACATCAGTAAGAAACCCTTTAATATCTGAAACATAAAGATAATCTTAGAAATGCCGAAATGAAGATGACGTATATGGAGAATTCTAATTAAAAAGACAAGTCACCTGGACCAACAAATTTATGTATAGCACCCAAAAGCTTAATAGTAGAGTTCCTAGTGGCAGCAACACTGGACTGAAGTCCAGTTTCTTTACAAAAATCAATCAAATCCTGTAAAACATAATATCCCCTTTATGTAAATAAATTACTATTGATGACTGGAACTGAtggaagaaaacaaaatcagCTAAATCGGAACGGAATCTAAAAACCTTAAGTTTCACATGTGAGACACCAAAGTCCTCAACTGCCGAAACCATCCACAGTACTCCCTCGCTGAGAACCTTAGGGTTCTTGTGCTCTTTCATAATTTTATAAAGCTACAATAAGCAGAAATACCAATCAATCATTGGAGAACAAGCAAAATATAGTGCATGCTCATGGGTATACGATTAAGCATCCTTGCTTCAGGAAAAACAGAAGGCATCCAGAAAAACGATGGCTATTAGAAGAATCAAATCTGAGCTTACTCTTTCAAAAACTAATCCTGGACCTATTGCTTCAGAAAAAGCAGTGAGGCACTTCATGGCATGAGTCCGAGTCTTGATATCTGCAACCCGTTCACTAATACCTGTTAAAGTGCACAACACCATTAGAAGGTAGATTTGATAACCGTATCGCTCATCCACAAAAAAACCAAGGAGAGACAGAAAGCAAACAAGCGCCAATCCTGATGTCTAATCTAAATTAAAGAAAGCTCACCCAGAAGACAAAGTACTACACATTTCTTAGGAAACTTCTTTGCAGTGGACGCCATATAGGTAATAACTTCAATAACCTGTTGCTGAACCTGCATTACTCAAAATACGTGTCTTAATAAATTTTACACCAaaacactaataaaaaataaaagcaagCAAGAGATTATTAAATTTGCCTAACAAACTATTCAACCATAAACTACCTGAACATTTTTTTCACTCCAACCAGGGACAGCACAAAGTAAACGAACTAACATCTCAATTGACAGGTCAATGTCCTGTAAACCTTCTACTTGCTGTCTAAATGAGGATATGGCtgcaacaaaatcaaatcatgATTATAATAAATTCAACCCGAATATTGCATGGAAAACATGGGAACATCAACCGTGTCAATTGACCACCAAAGACAAAAGGCAAACACATTAATCAACAACAGGACACAATCAAAAGTATTTTACCATTGAAGAAAATACTAAATATACACACAATACAATgaaaaaaagttcatggaattTCTGAATTTAAAGTATCATATCAATTTATGCTACTCAATAAGAAATGTGTCCTAGCATCAATGAAGAaaaatctaaacaaaaaataattgagTCATTGGTACTGGTCATGGTAGCTTTCCTACTAGCAATATAACTCATCAGCATAACATAACTTCAAAAGGCTAAAATGGGGAAAACACGTAGCTTTGGTACCTAGATCATGATGTCAATTCCTACTACCAGAAGAAAATGCAAGAAGGTCAAAAAATTACTTAATCTAATACTAGGAATACATACTATACATTTTGACATGCATGTATCCAGAATGCATTGATGAGCAGATCTTAAACAATCAATGCTGgcctaaaataaatattttagtgtaaatataacCATATCTACACATGAAATTTTTTAGAAACAAGAGGCATAagcttttaatgtcataatcaATAACATTAATGAATAAGCTCATCACCAACCTTCAAGCCGCTCTTTCCATGCGCTACTTTTTAATTGAGAGACAGTTTCTTCTTGTATAAGAGAGCCTAATCTGCTTTCAATCTCTTCAAGACTCATTTCTCCTGGCTGTAACATTTCACAGACCAAAGGTGCAGTAAAGAAAACATCTTTATTAATGTTCTAGGAAAAGAATCAAAGAGCATGTTAATCAAAAAGTAAGTACCTCAACATCTTCAGGGGTTTCAACTAACTTAGAAGCTTTTGGCTGCACAGTTGCATCTCCTTTCTTACTGCCACCCAATTTAACAGATCCCGCTTTTTGTTTTGCAGGCTAATGAAAATATCAATGTGTCAACCATGAAACATAATGATGATAATTTATCCCACATAATTTCAAAAAAGGTAAACACAGATTAACAAGTTAGAGTGAAAATGAACTCACAGCTGCTTGAACAGGCCTCTTCCCACTAAGCATGCTTGCAGCTGACCTTCGAACAAACGCACTGTCCGTAGTCTGCATACAGTTTAGTCAACACAAAAACCTTTAGGATCAAAGTTAGTCTGGTGTCCAGAATGGTTATGGTAATCTAACAATGCAAAAGATGTAACAGgatatatttatttaaataagaGCAAAAAGACAATAGACAATAGAAGGCATTCCGACAACCAAACTGTAGTGTGTAATGTGAACCCTAAATTGACAGACAAGAAGAAACCTACCTCCAAAGAGGGTGCAGTCACACCAGAGCTTTGGGCTGTAGTTGGCATATCATGAGGTGTAGAGCAGAGTGAGAAATTGGAAATTTAAAGAGAAGTAGTCATTAGAAGTgccaaaaaaggaaaatgaacCTGAGTTTGCAGTAGTGGATGCACCACCTTCAGAACCCATAATCATTTCAGAGAGCTTCTTTCTTCTGACATCATCAAGTTTCTCAAGTGACCTTTCCAAGGGCCTCATACCAACCATCTAAAGAAAATGGACATGGGAGATATGAAATTAATGTCAGTATTTGCTATCCAAGCATAAAACACAAAACATAAACCGGTTTAATGCATTGAACATACTACCTTAGCTATTGCTGTCAAAGCTGAAAAGGATGCATCCCTCACTTCTGGGGTTCCATCATTGAGGCACTACAAGGTCCAGATTGTTTTGTTTCAGCCATTGCATACAATtacaaaattgaaagaaaaaaaaaatagcaatgtATAGTTTAAACCCTGCTAAATGAAATTGTTCTAAAAGGTTTGCACCTATActcatttttatattttagtaaTGTATCCCAGAGGATTGGTTTTGTGGACTGTTCTGGATTGGCTTAAACTGACCAAACAAATCATAAGACATGAAATTCCAACCCCCCATGCAATAAATATAGAgttttttcttactttttttttttttgaacatatATGGAAGCATTGAGCACATAATATTCATATTTCAAAACATTACGAAAAtattaaaacagaaaacaagaaaaaaaaccagCAGACAACAAAGGCAAGTGCACACTGACCTCCATAAATATAGGAACGTAGTCCTTGTGTAACTTTAAAACAACAGCCTTGTTGCTTGTTTCAATACAAAATGTCACCCAGTTCAGAGTCAATGAACGCACAAGGGGTACTTTATTTTTTACTGCTGTCTTAATATCTGCAATGAAAAGCATTCATCAAACATTAACCTCAAAAACTGCATAAACAGTAAATTAAGACAACAATCAATACCAAGAAGTGATAGATGATGTCAGAGCATACAAATAAAATACACAACGTGAAAATGATGCATAAATTACAGACTAAAACATAAAACCCGCCTTCAGCAATGTCAATGAGATTTAAGCAGCCAGCAGTATGCATTGCTTGAAGAGTTTGAGAGAGTGCCTCAGTCATAGTtggctttttttctttcaatttttcctATACCAAACAATAAAGAAAGGTAAGTATTGAATCATAAATATCTTCTAATCATCACAGATGATGTAGAATAAAATAAACTTCATGAGCTAAATCCTCAGGCTGTGTTTGGAGGAGAGATTTGCAAGTACCAAGGGATTTGCAGTGCTTGTAGATATAATGCTTTAAGAGGGATTTGCAAAGGACTACTTGAAAGAAGTCATTTGTAAATCCCTTGTTTAAGTCTTTGTAATGTGTTTATCCAAAACCCCTTGGTACTTGTGaatcttcatccaaacatagctaAACCCTCATGCAGTGCAGTTTAAATCCCTCTATCTAAAGTTTAGTAGTTCATCTCAGACAAATTTACCCAAAACCCCTTCATACTTGCAAATCATTCATCCAAACATGGCCTCAGTGAAATAAATTAATCAAGACAAAATATTGTTGGACCAAAACCATCATAATACATGACCATGAGAAGTAAAGGGAAAAGGTAATGAAGCATGCCAACAAGCAGAATAAAAGCTTTCCACTTCGAAACATCAAAGCAGGCATGGCAATATCAAGAGTGCAAGATATAAAAAACCACTTGAAATGCAAAGCTTcaacttaaaaactgaaaaataatcaaataaaacgAATATAGACAATAGGCATGGCAGTAGAAGTAACTGAGCTCTGGGATACCTCATAAGAGCCATAGTCAGATTTTCTTTAAACACATTTCAACATTAAACTAACAATGAACCTTCAAAACGGTATAGGAATAAACTTACAAGTAAACCTGGCAATAGAAATCGTGAACTTCCAGAAAAATGAGTCCTTAGACCCTTAGCAAGATTACCAATAGCTTGAATAGCTTCAACTGCAACAGCTATGTTCACATCTGTTACAAGCTGCAGGAGAAATATAGTTcattgagagaaatgaattgGGCAGAGATAAATCACTTACGTACTAAATCATCTGTACTGTTcttgtaaaaataaaacatcCGTACCCATAGGCAATGTAAAAAGAACAATGTTGAAGCGAGCAGAAAAATACTTGTTTCAActaaaatacacaaaaatacCTTCTTTAATGTCCGACAGATTTCTGTAAAATCGCCAGGGGCAATTCTTTTAGTTGAAGCAAGCTTGGTTAGCTCTGCAACAGCCTCCTTTCGCTCTGACCACTTTGTAGCTTTCTAGAACACAGTGACAATATTGACAGCAATAAGCAGCTAGAAGAAAGCATGCATAACTTAGATCACCTTTTCTGATGAATGTAATATTAAATTCACATCCActatgaaaacaaataattcacgttcattattgaaaacaaaaataaaaaataaactgcATTTTAAAATAGAGAGATAACACTGACCACTCCGTCCCAAAATCCAGACTTCTCCAGAGGAGTCAATATATCAACCGGATCAACAAGCTCATATTCATCTATTTCCTGAGGAGCTGACAATCAAGATACGTTCAGATAAGACTgataaaatatataagcacaacaGATAAAATAGTGGCACTAGAATGTCTAAAGcaaaacatataaaattatTCTCTCACTGCAAGAAGATCTACATAATCTACCAAAATATCATTTGCGAAATGGTAAAGCATCTAGAAGTAGCAAGAGTCAATCACATACCATCTGCTGCAGATTCCTCCAAAGGACCAGGGCAAACTACTTCAGAAACAGCTTCCTTTTCTGGCTCCTTGTCTTGCTCCGATCTAATAAATAGAATTAAGATAATCCAACATAAGTTATAGCTACATAGATGTGTCCTGCCTACAGTTAAAAACACATTTAACAGCAGACTTTTCACCTGATTTTGCGAGATGGCCTGGCTGTCCCTGTAACATTTACAAGCTCAGCCTCCAACTCTTTTTTCTTCAAGGAAAAAGGGGGCAATAGAGTTATTCATTTTgctaagaaaaaaattaacaaaaaggtGCACGCAACATATAAAAATTTATCATACCATTGTATCCCTCATCTTCTCAAACAATATTGATTTAACAGGGTCCTTTCCT from Malus domestica chromosome 01, GDT2T_hap1 includes:
- the LOC103444546 gene encoding protein MOR1-like isoform X3; the encoded protein is MSEEEKLLKEAKKLPWDDRLFHKNWKVRNEANIDLAALCDSVADPKDSRLREFGPLFRKTLADSNSPVQEKALDALIAFLRAADADAGRFAKEVCDAIVAKCLTGRPKTVEKAQAAFMLWVELEAVDAFLDAMEKAIKNKVSKAVVPAIDVMFQALSEFGAKVVPPKRILKMLPELFDHQDQNVRACSKGLTLELCRWIGKDPVKSILFEKMRDTMKKELEAELVNVTGTARPSRKIRSEQDKEPEKEAVSEVVCPGPLEESAADAPQEIDEYELVDPVDILTPLEKSGFWDGVKATKWSERKEAVAELTKLASTKRIAPGDFTEICRTLKKLVTDVNIAVAVEAIQAIGNLAKGLRTHFSGSSRFLLPGLLEKLKEKKPTMTEALSQTLQAMHTAGCLNLIDIAEDIKTAVKNKVPLVRSLTLNWVTFCIETSNKAVVLKLHKDYVPIFMECLNDGTPEVRDASFSALTAIAKMVGMRPLERSLEKLDDVRRKKLSEMIMGSEGGASTTANSAQSSGVTAPSLETTDSAFVRRSAASMLSGKRPVQAAPAKQKAGSVKLGGSKKGDATVQPKASKLVETPEDVEPGEMSLEEIESRLGSLIQEETVSQLKSSAWKERLEAISSFRQQVEGLQDIDLSIEMLVRLLCAVPGWSEKNVQVQQQVIEVITYMASTAKKFPKKCVVLCLLGISERVADIKTRTHAMKCLTAFSEAIGPGLVFERLYKIMKEHKNPKVLSEGVLWMVSAVEDFGVSHVKLKDLIDFCKETGLQSSVAATRNSTIKLLGAIHKFVGPDIKGFLTDVKPALLSALDTEYEKNPFEGASVVLKRSVRATESTSSVSVGGLDGLPREDISGKVTPTLLKSLESPDWKVRLESIEAVDKILEEANKRIQPTGTAELFGALRGRLYDSNKNLVAATLTVVGHVASAMGAPVEKFSKGFLSDVLKCLGDNKKHMRECTLTALDSWLSAVHLDKMVPYITAAISDAKLGAEGRKDLFEWLTRQLSGLSEFSDAAHLLKPASSALTDKSSDVRKAAETCVSEILRVSGQETVEKILRDIHGPTLALVERLKPNGSFQESFESAKAISMAPTSKSITKAGKPASNGVLKHGAKATSRTIPTKGLNSMMSVQDIAVQSQALINVKDSIKDDRERLVAKKFKFEEPRIEQIQDLENDMTKYFREDVHRRLLSTDFKKQVDGLEILQKALPTIKKEIIEVLDILLRWFVLQFCKSNTTCLLKVLEFLPELFDTFRDEAYMLTESEAAIFFPCLIEKLGHNIEKVREKMRELTKQIVQAYTAAKSFPYILEGLRSKNNRTRIECADLVGYLIDHHVAEISGQLKSLQIVASLTAERDGEIRKAALNTLATGYKILGEDIWRYVGKLTDAQKSMLDDRFKWKVREMEKRKEGKPGEARASLRRSVREIGLDVAEQSGEVSRRNYGHPEPHMERQLVPPNVLSSANGPTDWNEALDIISFGSPEQSVEGMKVVCHELAQATNDPEGSAMDELVRDSDRLVSCLANKVAKTFDFSLTGASSRSCKYVLNTLMQTFQNKRLAYAVKESTLDSLITELLLWLLDERVPHMDDGSQLLKALNVLMLKILDNADRTSSFVVLINLLRPLDPSRWPSPASNESFASRNQKFSDLVVKCLIKLTKVLQSTIYDVDLDRILQSIHLYLQDLGMEEIRRRAGADDKPLRMVKTVLHELVKLRGAAIKGHLSMVPIDVKPQPIILAYIDLNLETLAAARMLTSTGSGGQTHWGDSAANNPSSATHSADAQLKQELAAIFKKIGDKQTCTIGLYELYRITQLYPRVDIFSQLQNASEAFRTYIRDGLAQMEKNAAAGRTPSSLPMPTPPPATLNASSPEFAPLSPVHTNSLLDSKSLNVKSEPTSFNLPPSYDEENRLNNAITSRGLTENSLVDQRNERYIGGVTNGTLDAIRERMKSMQLAAAAGNPDQETRPLIYVNDNVNQSLSGQIPRASEIPLQGGVLPMDERALSGLQARMERLKSGTIEPL